CAATGCTCAAACCATTCTTTTCGATTTCTTCTACTACTTGTAGTTTAAAACAATCACTGTACCGTTTTGTTATTTTCTGATGTTTTGTCATGTTTTTTAGTTTTTTAGTGTCAACCTATTTCAGGATAAGACAAAGTAAGGGCGAGCCGACGGCTCGCGGAGAGAATCGACAATTTGCAACTTAGTGATTATCAGCGCATTACAAGATGTGGACAGATAAAAACGTACAAACTAAAAAAATAAAAATATTAGAGTGTTTTTTATTATTACAGCGTAAATATTATTCAGAGACATTCATTTTCCGTCCATGAAGAAAATCAATCAATGCTTCTTTGTCTTCACCTTCAAACTCTATGGTTAACACTGTTTTTATTTGCTTAATACTTTCTACTTTATTGCTCGGTTTTTTTGTGTCTTTTTCCACATAAACCTTAGGATATTTTATAAGATTTACAATATCTATGTCAAATATATTGGCGATTTTCGCAAGTTTATCAATGCTTAAAGATGTTATCCCTCTTTCCAATTTTGAATAGTTGGAAACATCAATATTCATTTCCTCACTCATATATTCTTGCGAATATCCAAGTTTCTTGCGAATTTTAACTATATTCTTATATATATTTTCCATTTGAACAAATTTACAGATATTAAACTTTTTTAATAGTGTGCATTTAGCAAAAATTTAGTGCGAAAAGAGCAAAAAATATTTTTTTGTTGCGAAAAACATCATATATTTGTGGTGATTTTCGCAAATTTAAAAACAAATATGGATACCAAAATCCTCTAAAAAATAAATTGGGGGCGGAACCCGAAAAGCCTAAAGAGTAGGGAAAATTAAATTTTTTAAAAATGAAAAAGATTAATTTTTTAATGATTATCATGTTAAGTGCAATAATATTTTCACTTAGCTCATGTCAAAAAGAAGATAGTATTCTAACTGGACGATTAACATATAAGAGTGCTATTACAGGTATAGAATACACTGTCCCAAACACAACTATTTATCTTCACTTAGGAAGTTCTGATGCCGCATCATACAAAAGCACCACAACAGATGCGGACGGATATTATCAATTCCATGAGCTTTGGGCAGCACATTGGTATATATCAGCAAGTGCGACAATTGATGGGTTAAAATATTCAGGATGTGTAGGTACTACTGCGATTGACGGCAAAAATGTTATTACACTAAATTTAATGATGGAATAATTGTATAGAAATAAATAATAATTTAAAATACTCCTACAACTAGCATTTACAAAACAGTAGCCTTAATGCTTAGTATAGCAATTTTGCACTAAGCTCAAAAAACTATTTCAATTATTTCCTCAATTATAGACTTTAATTTGTAATTTTGTGGAAATATCAATTTTTTAAAAAACATGGAATACAATCACAAAGAGATTGAAGCTAAGTGGCAGAAATACTGGGCAGAAAACAATACTTATCGCACAATTATTGACAAAAGCAAACCTAAGTATTATGTTTTAGACATGTTTCCTTATCCTTCGGGAGCTGGACTTCATGTTGGGCACCCGCTTGGCTACATTGCTTCAGATATTTTCGCACGATACAAAACGCTGAAAGGTTTTAATGTTTTGCACCCAATGGGATACGATGCTTTTGGGCTTCCTGCGGAACAATACGCTATAGAAACAGGGCAGCATCCCGCCGTTACAACAGAGCAAAACATAAAAAGATACAGAACCCAACTCGATAAAATTGGATTTTCTTATGATTGGGAAAGAGAAATTCAAACCTGCGACCCAAACTATTACAAATGGACACAATGGACATTTATACAGCTTTTTAACTCGTGGTTTGACAAGAAACAACAAAAAGCAAGAAACATAAAAGAACTTGTTTTAATTTTTGAAAAATCTGGCAATTCAGAAATTTCTGCGGAAAATAATTGTGAAATTATATTTTCTGAAAAAGAATGGAAAGAATTTGATGAGAAAAAACAATCGGATTTACTAATGGCTTACCGCCTTGCGTATCTAGCAGACACAATGGTAAACTGGTGCTCTGCCTTAGGAACAGTTTTGGCAAATGACGAAGTTGTTGAAGGATTCAGCGTTCGCGGCGGACATCCCGTAGAGCGAAAACTAATGAAACAATGGTCATTACGAATAACAGCTTATGCAGACCGATTACTCGAAGGCTTGGAAAACATTGACTGGCCAGAAAATATAAAAGAAATTCAGCGCAACTGGATTGGACGTAGCGAAGGTGCAATGCTGCGTTTCAAAATAGAAAATCACGATGATAAATTTTTAGAAATCTTTACAACCCGCCCCGACACTGTGTTTGGAGTAACATATATGTCTATTGCTCCAGAACATGAATACGTTGAATTGCTCACTACGCCTGAAAATAAAGATGTTGTAGATATTTATGTAAAACATGCAAAAAACAGAAGTGAGCGAGAACGCATTGCTGATGCCAAAACTCCAAGTGGCGTATTCACAGGTTCTTATGCAATAAATCCATTTAACGGAAAGTCTGTTCCTATTTGGGTTGCAGACTATGTAATAGGCGGATATGGCACTGGAGCTGTTATGGCAGTTCCTGCCCACGATAGTAGAGACTACGCTTTTGCAAAACATTTTAATCTGCCAATTGTAGAAGTTATAAAAGGCGGGAACATCAAAGAAGAAGCTTTTGAGTCAAAAGATGGAGTTTGCTTTAATAGCGGCTTTATCAACAATATGATGGCAACAGATGCAATGAAAAAAGTTATCGAATATGCCGAAGCAAATAAAATTGGCTATAAAAAAGTTAACTTTCGCTTGCACGACGCCATTTTTAGCAGACAAAGATATTGGGGCGAACCTTTCCCAATATATTACAAAAACGGCATTCCATACGCAATTGATGAATCTGAGTTGCCACTAAAATTGCCTGAAGTTGACAAATTTTTACCAACTCAAACGGGTGAACCTCCGCTTGCGAGAGCAAAAAACTGGCAAACCAAAGACGGACATCCTTACGAAACATCAACAATGCCGGGTTTTGCAGGGTCTAGCGCATATTATCTCAGATATATGGACCCCAAAAATAATGAAGAATTCTTTTCTCAAGAAGCTGTTAACTATTGGAAAAGCGTTGATTTTTACGTTGGTGGTTCAGAACATGCTACCGGACACCTTTTGTATGCGAGATTTTGGAATAAATTTCTTTATGATTTAGGACTTACTCCAGAAGATGAGCCTTTTAGAAAGCTTGTTAATCAAGGCATGATTCAGGGTAGAAGCAACTTTGTATATCGTGTTAAACCTGAAAGCATGGCTGAACTTGTTTTATGGGAAATGATAAAAGACGGACAAGTAGGCGTTGAATTCATAAAAAATTATAAAGATGGAGACCTCGTTTTCGATTTTTACAGCCCTCAAAGTCGTACTATTATTGAAATTAAAAAGTCCGCTGCCCTAATAGAAGAAATGCCAACCTTTTCTGAATACGCAAAGAGAAACAATTGCAGCCTATTAATGTTCAGCATCGTTGATGTTATTTTACACACGCAAGATGTGTTGAAAAAAATAAAGAAATCACTTTCGGGCAAAAAAGTTCCGCCTTTAGAAATAATAGAAGAATGGGACGAAGCTCCTATTTTCGCCTCTAAAAACATTTTTGGACGGGAGCAGTTCTCAATTCCAATTTATGTTGACATTAACATTGTTGACAACGACATTTTAGATTTAGAGGCTTTTAGAGAATGGAGACCTGAGTATAGAAATGCTCACTTTATTTTGGAAAAGGACAAATATGTTTGCGGATTTGAAGTTGAAAAAATGTCAAAATCTAAATATAATGTCCAAAATCCTGACGATTTAATCGAAAAATACGGAGCTGATACTCTAAGAATGTATGAAATGTTTTTAGGTCCCATAGAGCAATCAAAACCGTGGGACACAAATGGAATTGAAGGAGTATATCGTTTTGTTAGAAAATTTTGGAGATTATTTGAAAATGATAAAAATGAGTTTGAAGTTTCCTCTGAAAAACCCAGCGCAGATGAGCTAAAAACGCTTCATAAAACGATAAAAAAAGTTGAAGAAGACATTGACAGATTTTCATTAAACACTTGCATCAGTGCTTTTATGATTTGTGTTAATGAGCTTAGCGATATGAAGTGTAATAAAAAAGAAATTTTAGAACCACTTCTAATATTGATTTCTCCCTTCGCTCCTCATATTGCTGAAGAATTATGGAGCAAAATAGGTAATAAAACCTCTATTTATAAAGCAACATTCCCAACTTGGGACGAAAGCAAAATAGTAGAAACTAAAATAAAATATCCTGTTTCTTTTAATGGCAAAATGCGATTTATCCTTGAAGTTGATGCTAGTGCTTCAATCCAAGATGTTGAAAAAATTGCTCTAAATGCTCCTGAAAGTCAAAAATGGCTTGAAAACAAAACTCCCAAAAAAGTAATTGTTGTTCATGGCAAAATTGTCAATATCGTTTTATAACAATACACAATAAAAAAACCCAGACAATTTTGCCTGGGTTTTTTTACTTAAACATAAGCTTTATTCTGTGGGAGGAGTAAATACACGAGTTTTTAATTCTTTATCAATCATGAAAATAGCTCCTTTATGGTTTTCAGCTATTTTAACTTGACCTAACAAATCTGAAACACTTGCTTCTTCTTCAACTTGCTCAGCCACAAACCATTGTAGCATATTATTTGTTGCATGGTCTTTTTCTGATATAGCTAAATCCACTAGGTTATTTATTAAGGCAGTTACATGTTTTTCATGAGCTAATGTTTCTTCTATAACTTCCAAAATGCTTTTCCATTCTTTTTTAGGTTGTTCAATGTTTTTTAATTCTATACGACCTCCACGCTCATTTACATAATCAAAAAACTTCATTGCATGAAAAAGCTCTTCTTGAGCTTGAGCACGCATCCAATTTGCAAAACCATTCAAATTTATATCTGAAAAAAAAGCAGACATTGATAAATATAAATAAGAAGAATACAATTCCGCATTTATTTGCTCATTCAAGGCTTTTACAACTTTATTATTCATAATTTTTTATTTTTATTAAACATTTCTTCAAAGGTAAAAAATTTTTAAGGGCAAAAGAAGATTTTTATATGATAAAAAACACCCTTTTTCAAGAGTGTTTTAATTTAAAGAAAATATATAGGTTTTTTTAATTGGGGCAAATTAATCCACATTATCATGTAGATATGTATTGTTTTCTTTAATTTCAGGTTTTTTATCATTCCCTTCACTTAGTGTAAAACGACTAACAACCTTATCTTCAGAACAATTTTCATTTGACAAACACACACCCCTTCTACTAAAAGCAGGCTGTTCATATTCATCAAAATTATGTGCAGCACTATTTGTAAAATTAAAGTTTTTTAAACTTGCCATTCTATCAGTCTGCAAATTATTTATCAATGGGTCTTGCTGCGGCTGTTGCTCAAATTCTTTTATTTCAAGGTTTTTTTCAGAAAACAAATCCTGTGTAGCATTAGACATAGGCTCAGAGCCACTTTTATCATTAACGCTGAAATTATTTAAAGAATTTTTTTCATTTTCGTCATCAGAATCCAAATGTAATGTGATTTTTTCAGAAGGAGCAACAGGTGTTTGAGAACTTGAATGAATATCTGAATTATTAGAGTTATTTTCTTCATTTTGCGCTTTCACAATAACTTTCATTTCTTCCTCTTCATTAAAAAGATCAGGCAATTCCTGCTTTCCTATTTCAGCTTGCATTGGGATAACCATTGCATTATTAGATTCATTTTCTGCTGAAAGTTTTGCTTTATTAAAATTTGTAGCAATTACCGTTACAGAGATCTTGTTTTCAAGAGACATATCTGTTCCGGTTCCCCAAATTACTTCAGCAGAAGAACCAGCCGCTTCTTGGATATATTCAGAAATTTCACTCACTTCATCCATTGAAATTTCATCTTGACCGCTAGCCATGTAAAGCAGTATATTACTTGCACCATAAACATCATCATCATTAAGCAATGGCGAGTTCAAAGCCATTTCCACAGCCTTCTTAGCACGATCTTCACCTTCAGCAAAGCCAGTACCCATAATTGCAACACCACTATTTTTCATAATGGCTTTTACATCTTCAAAATCAACATTCATGTAGCCTACTTCTGTTACTAATTCAGAAATCCCTTTTGCTGCTACTGTTAATACATCATCGGCTTTTCCAAAAGCTTCGCTTAATTTCAAATTGCCGTAATGATCTCTAACCTTATCATTATTTATTATAATCAAGCTATCGACATATTTTTTCATTTCACTTATGCCTTGTTCTGCTTGATTTTTTCTTCTTGAGCCTTCAAAGCTAAAAGGTGTAGTAACAATTCCCACAGTGAGAATGTCCAATTCCTTTGCAATTTGAGCAATAACAGGAGCTGCTCCAGTGCCTGTTCCGCCGCCCATTCCTGCGGTAATGAAAACCATTTTAGTTCCATTTGACAGCAAATTGCGAATATCATCGGCATTTTCAAGAGCTGCATTGCGACCTACTTCTGGGGAATTTCCAGCACCTCTGCCTTCTGTCAAGTCTTTTCCTATTTGCATTCTAGTAGGCACTGGGCTCACACTCAAAGATTGTAAATCAGTATTACAAACTACAAAATCAACGCCTGTGATTCCCTTCTTAAACATGTGATTTACAGCATTACTTCCACCACCGCCAACACCAAGAACTTTAATAATTGTTGGCAAAGCGCCTGTTTCCTCAAATTGTATAAAAATATTGTTGTTTGTTTCTGACATATCCATAATAGTTCAGTTTGTAAAATTAATAGACTTTATTTTTATTTCATAGTGGTTGTTTAAAAACTTTTCAACACTAAAAAGGTGATAATTATTAATTTATCAGCTTATATTTTCATCGAAAAAGTCTCTACCTCTACCAAATATCTTCCTAATAAACCCGCCACTCTCTTTTTTACCTTGATTTAAGCCCGATCTTCTTTCTTTTTGATAATTAATATTTGACTTTTCTGCACTATTTAAGACCAAACCAATACATGTGGCATACATGGGCAATAATAATTCTTTATCAACATTCACAGACAAATGCTCGCTTGGATAACCTATGCGAGTTTCGTGCCCTGTAACAAATTGTGAAAGTTGAGCTATATCTTTAAGTTGCGCACCTCCGCCTGTTAGCACTATTCCTGCAATTAGCTTACGCTCATAACCTGAGTTTTTGATTTCATAATTTACAAACTCAAGAATTTCCTCCATTCTCGATTGTATAATTAAAGCCAAATTTTTCATTGATATTTCTTTTGGAGGACGTCCCTTTAAGCCAGGTATAGAAATATAAACCTCGTCTTTTACTTCATTAGCCAATGCTGAACCATATTTTATCTTTAATGTTTCAGCATAATTTTTCAGGATAGCGCATCCCTCTTTAATATCTTCTGTAACGATATCGCCTCCGAGCGGAATTACAGCCGAATGCCTAATTATTCCATCTTGAAAAATAGCAATATCTGTTGTTCCACCGCCAATATCTACAAGAGCCACTCCAGCTTCTTTTTCTTCTTCACTAAGCACGGAAAACGAGCTTGCAATTGGTTCTAAAATCATATCGGACATATATAATTCAGCTCGGCTAATACATTTCTCAATATTTCTAGCAGCACTCACTTGTCCGGTAATAATATGAAAATTAGCTTCTAGTTGCACTCCAGCCATTCCAACAGGGTCTTTAATTCCTGCTTCTCCATCAATAATATATTCTTGTGGAATTACATGAATTATTTCTTCTCCGGGAGGCATTACCAATTTATACATTTTTTCTATAAGCGAGTCAACATCAGCTTGCCCGATTTCTTGCTCGTTATCATCACGAATAATGCTACCCCTGTTTTGCAAGCTTTTAATGTGCTGTCCTGCAATACCAACGCTTACAGTGCGGATATTAACATTGCTTTTTGATTCAGTAATTTCAGCTACCTTACGTATAGCTTCAACTGTTTTATCAATATTTGCAACTAGTCCTCGCTTTACGCCAAGCGACTCAACTTTGCCATGCCCTAAAACTTCTAATTTGTCATATTCGTTTAGGTATCCAACAATCATTGCGATTTTTGTTGTTCCAATGTCGAGTCCAACCATTATTTCTTGTGTCGTATTCATTTTATTGTGTCTTTTTTTATACAAACTACTTGATTAGTAAACCTTATATCTATTGTTTTATATTTTTCAAAATAAAACTTTTTATAGCCTTCTTTATAAAAGATATTCAAATTTGATAGCTTACGCTCCAATTCATCTACATCGCCTAATAAAATATTCTGGCTTCCAATTATTGGAATTAACTCATAGCTTTTGTTGCTATTTACATAAATTTGAGTAATGAGTTTATTTAGCAATGAGTCTTTTGAAATAGCTTCCGCAATAAGAAATATTTTGTTTAACGTTGAAACATTATTGCAATCTTCGTATGGAACAGAATCTAAATTTAATAGCTTTGTTTCGGGTTCATATTTTTCAATTATATTCCCTGATGCAACAACCAATCCTTCTGTTGCAACGCTCCCAATAGGCATTAAACGCCCAGATGTGTTAATAAAAAACGATTCTCCATGAGTATTAAAAACGCGAGCAATAGGTTTGCTTTGCAAAACATAAATATTCAGAGCAGCATCAAGACTGATATAAGCATCAACATCTTGAACATAAATATTCTTTTCGATTGAATCCTCAATGCCTTTTAAATCAACTTCCTTAACCATTTTATTGCTTATCGAATCGAAGCCTTTTAAAATAATTCCTTTTATATCTTCTTCTGTAATTAGCTCTGCTCCACCTTGGGTATTAATTTTTATATCAATTTGAGATATTTTTTTTGATTTAAAATTTTTATTGGCAAAAAATAAAACAATGGCTATAACTATAACCACAATCGCAACAATATATACTTTATATTTTAACTTCATAGCTGTTCGATTGTATTTTTAATTTTTGCAACTTGCATTTCAATATTTCCGGCACCTATTGTAATAAGAATTCCGTCATTAACATTTTTTACAAATTCTGGGATTTCAGAATACTTTACATATTTTTTATTTTTATTAGGAGTCAATTCTAAAAGCCAATTAGCATCAATTCCCGGAATCGGTATTTCGCGAGCAGGATAAATATCTGTAACCACAGGATAATCTAGCTTTGCAAGAGCTTTTCCAAATTGTTCTCCAAAATCTTTCGTCCGCGAATATAAATGTGGTTGAAATATACCCGTTATTTTTTTATCAGGATATAGCTCTTTAACAGCAGAAACCAACGCATCTATTTCAACAGGATGGTGAGCATAGTCATCAAAGTAAATTAAATTTTCATTTTGCGTTATAAGTTCCAATCTGCGTTTTACACCGGGGAAAGTTTCCAATGCAGATATTATTTTTTTTACATCAAAACCAGAAAAATATAAGGCTGTAAATGATGCTAAAGCATTTTGTATGTTATGTCTTCCTGCAATGGACATTTTAACGCCATTATAGAATAACTTATCATCAATAAAAATATCAAAAACAAATTTTCTATTCGCTACAATAATATTTCTTGCAGAGAAACCTTCTTTATTATCAAATCCATATTTCACTATGTTTTTTGGAAAATTTAATTTGCTTTCTTGGATTTTATCATACATCAAAACCTT
This Bacteroidales bacterium DNA region includes the following protein-coding sequences:
- a CDS encoding UDP-N-acetylmuramate--L-alanine ligase, which produces MDINNIKTAYFIGIGGIGMSALARFLNNRGVSVSGYDRTETTLTKNLVNEGINVHYEANTSLIPNNVDVVVYTPAVPEDFEEWKYIHEKKFPVVKRSAFLASIVNSLKLIAVSGTHGKTTVSAMIAHAMQCLEAPFIGFVGGILSKYNKNIFINKDPKWAVVEADEYDRSFLALNPFISVINAIDADHLDIYGNLESLEASFSQFASQTSANGKVLMYDKIQESKLNFPKNIVKYGFDNKEGFSARNIIVANRKFVFDIFIDDKLFYNGVKMSIAGRHNIQNALASFTALYFSGFDVKKIISALETFPGVKRRLELITQNENLIYFDDYAHHPVEIDALVSAVKELYPDKKITGIFQPHLYSRTKDFGEQFGKALAKLDYPVVTDIYPAREIPIPGIDANWLLELTPNKNKKYVKYSEIPEFVKNVNDGILITIGAGNIEMQVAKIKNTIEQL
- a CDS encoding ferritin; its protein translation is MMNNKVVKALNEQINAELYSSYLYLSMSAFFSDINLNGFANWMRAQAQEELFHAMKFFDYVNERGGRIELKNIEQPKKEWKSILEVIEETLAHEKHVTALINNLVDLAISEKDHATNNMLQWFVAEQVEEEASVSDLLGQVKIAENHKGAIFMIDKELKTRVFTPPTE
- the ftsA gene encoding cell division protein FtsA, with amino-acid sequence MNTTQEIMVGLDIGTTKIAMIVGYLNEYDKLEVLGHGKVESLGVKRGLVANIDKTVEAIRKVAEITESKSNVNIRTVSVGIAGQHIKSLQNRGSIIRDDNEQEIGQADVDSLIEKMYKLVMPPGEEIIHVIPQEYIIDGEAGIKDPVGMAGVQLEANFHIITGQVSAARNIEKCISRAELYMSDMILEPIASSFSVLSEEEKEAGVALVDIGGGTTDIAIFQDGIIRHSAVIPLGGDIVTEDIKEGCAILKNYAETLKIKYGSALANEVKDEVYISIPGLKGRPPKEISMKNLALIIQSRMEEILEFVNYEIKNSGYERKLIAGIVLTGGGAQLKDIAQLSQFVTGHETRIGYPSEHLSVNVDKELLLPMYATCIGLVLNSAEKSNINYQKERRSGLNQGKKESGGFIRKIFGRGRDFFDENIS
- the ftsZ gene encoding cell division protein FtsZ, whose translation is MSETNNNIFIQFEETGALPTIIKVLGVGGGGSNAVNHMFKKGITGVDFVVCNTDLQSLSVSPVPTRMQIGKDLTEGRGAGNSPEVGRNAALENADDIRNLLSNGTKMVFITAGMGGGTGTGAAPVIAQIAKELDILTVGIVTTPFSFEGSRRKNQAEQGISEMKKYVDSLIIINNDKVRDHYGNLKLSEAFGKADDVLTVAAKGISELVTEVGYMNVDFEDVKAIMKNSGVAIMGTGFAEGEDRAKKAVEMALNSPLLNDDDVYGASNILLYMASGQDEISMDEVSEISEYIQEAAGSSAEVIWGTGTDMSLENKISVTVIATNFNKAKLSAENESNNAMVIPMQAEIGKQELPDLFNEEEEMKVIVKAQNEENNSNNSDIHSSSQTPVAPSEKITLHLDSDDENEKNSLNNFSVNDKSGSEPMSNATQDLFSEKNLEIKEFEQQPQQDPLINNLQTDRMASLKNFNFTNSAAHNFDEYEQPAFSRRGVCLSNENCSEDKVVSRFTLSEGNDKKPEIKENNTYLHDNVD
- a CDS encoding helix-turn-helix transcriptional regulator → MENIYKNIVKIRKKLGYSQEYMSEEMNIDVSNYSKLERGITSLSIDKLAKIANIFDIDIVNLIKYPKVYVEKDTKKPSNKVESIKQIKTVLTIEFEGEDKEALIDFLHGRKMNVSE
- a CDS encoding carboxypeptidase regulatory-like domain-containing protein — its product is MKKINFLMIIMLSAIIFSLSSCQKEDSILTGRLTYKSAITGIEYTVPNTTIYLHLGSSDAASYKSTTTDADGYYQFHELWAAHWYISASATIDGLKYSGCVGTTAIDGKNVITLNLMME
- a CDS encoding leucine--tRNA ligase: MEYNHKEIEAKWQKYWAENNTYRTIIDKSKPKYYVLDMFPYPSGAGLHVGHPLGYIASDIFARYKTLKGFNVLHPMGYDAFGLPAEQYAIETGQHPAVTTEQNIKRYRTQLDKIGFSYDWEREIQTCDPNYYKWTQWTFIQLFNSWFDKKQQKARNIKELVLIFEKSGNSEISAENNCEIIFSEKEWKEFDEKKQSDLLMAYRLAYLADTMVNWCSALGTVLANDEVVEGFSVRGGHPVERKLMKQWSLRITAYADRLLEGLENIDWPENIKEIQRNWIGRSEGAMLRFKIENHDDKFLEIFTTRPDTVFGVTYMSIAPEHEYVELLTTPENKDVVDIYVKHAKNRSERERIADAKTPSGVFTGSYAINPFNGKSVPIWVADYVIGGYGTGAVMAVPAHDSRDYAFAKHFNLPIVEVIKGGNIKEEAFESKDGVCFNSGFINNMMATDAMKKVIEYAEANKIGYKKVNFRLHDAIFSRQRYWGEPFPIYYKNGIPYAIDESELPLKLPEVDKFLPTQTGEPPLARAKNWQTKDGHPYETSTMPGFAGSSAYYLRYMDPKNNEEFFSQEAVNYWKSVDFYVGGSEHATGHLLYARFWNKFLYDLGLTPEDEPFRKLVNQGMIQGRSNFVYRVKPESMAELVLWEMIKDGQVGVEFIKNYKDGDLVFDFYSPQSRTIIEIKKSAALIEEMPTFSEYAKRNNCSLLMFSIVDVILHTQDVLKKIKKSLSGKKVPPLEIIEEWDEAPIFASKNIFGREQFSIPIYVDINIVDNDILDLEAFREWRPEYRNAHFILEKDKYVCGFEVEKMSKSKYNVQNPDDLIEKYGADTLRMYEMFLGPIEQSKPWDTNGIEGVYRFVRKFWRLFENDKNEFEVSSEKPSADELKTLHKTIKKVEEDIDRFSLNTCISAFMICVNELSDMKCNKKEILEPLLILISPFAPHIAEELWSKIGNKTSIYKATFPTWDESKIVETKIKYPVSFNGKMRFILEVDASASIQDVEKIALNAPESQKWLENKTPKKVIVVHGKIVNIVL